The Methylomarinum sp. Ch1-1 genome contains the following window.
GCCCAAATACTATTTATAAACAGGTCAAAAAACTAGAGGGTGGTCAGGTTCTGGTTTATCAGAACGGAAAAATACAAATCAGCCATTACTGGTTACCCGAGTTTTCCGAGCAAGCGATTTCGGTAGAAGAAGCTGGGCAGCAGTTGATGCAAATGATTGACGACTCTGTAAAGGATTTGTCCAGTTCGGCTGAAGAAACGGGGGCTTTTTTAAGTGGTGGTCTGGACAGCTCGACTGTTGCCGGCGCCTTGGCCAATGCTTTTCCTGGGGGAGCGAAAACCTTTTCCATCGGTTTTCCTGTCGAAGGTTACGATGAAATAGACTATGCGCGTATCGCGGTCGACCATTTTAAAACCAAGGCGCATGAATATTATGTCACCCCGGATGATACGGTAGCTGCGATACCTAAGATCGCGGCTTATTATGACGAGCCGTTCGGCAATTCATCAGCGTTGGCCGCCTACTATTGCGCTAAAATGGCCAAGGAAAATGGTATTAAGGTACTGTTAGGAGGGGATGGAGGAGATGAGATATTTGCCGGCAATGAACGCTATGCCAAACAATTGCTGTTTCAGAAATATTACCAAATTCCTGGTTTAGCCAGGCAGGTTCTGAAAACAGGGCTTTATCACGCTCCAGACATCTTCCTAAAAAATAAAATCATCTTCAAGGCAAAGCGTTATGTGGAACAAGCCGAAGTACCACTACCCGATCGTTTGCAGGATTATAATTATTTAAACCGGCATCCAGCTGAAGAGATCTTCGCGGAAGATTTTTTACAGGAAATCAATGCCGAGTCTCCGCTGCAGACTCTAAGGGATTGCTATAACCGGCCGATGCAAGCCTCTGCACTGAATCGTATGCTCTATATGGACTGGAAAACAACGTTACATGACAATGACTTGGTCAAAGTCAATAGAATGTGTGAAATGGTCGGTGTCGATGTGCAATATCCCTTATTAAGCCAAGCGATTGTCGAGTTATCCTGCAGAATTCCTTCGAACGATAAATTGAAAGGTCAACAATTGCGTTGGTTTTATAAGCGAGCGATGCGGGATTTTTTGCCCAAGCCTATTATCAATAAATCCAAGCATGGTTTCGGATTACCTTTCGGAATTTGGTTAAAAGATCATCAACCGCTGAAAGAGCTCGCATATGACAGCATTAATTCATTAGCTAAGCGTGGTTATTTTCGTAAAGAGTTTTTTGATCATGCTATCAACATGCATCAGAGCATCCATGCCGCTTATTACGGCGAATTAATATGGATATTGATGATGCTTGAGTTATGGCTGCAAGGGAAAGACAAATGATTATTCAACTTATGAGTGTAAATTAAGTTAGCCGCTCCCCTGTTGCAGCATTGACGTTCTTATTCATAACTTAATATGACTATGAATTAACCACAGATGACTTTGACTCTGGCTATGGTTCAAGGGTAAGCACACATCGTTATACACAAATTGCGGGATGTCTTAAATTTGTGTAGGTTGAGTTGAATAAAATGAAGCCCAACAAATTGAGGCGCGCCGGAAATGTTGGGCTTCTCTATCGCTCAGCACAA
Protein-coding sequences here:
- a CDS encoding asparagine synthetase B family protein codes for the protein MKVEKMGFIAGWVETTIDYQNNAPLCQDIIEKITKKHRGQYSKKMDSFVVCAAPHGQLIETDGWLCAVSDADHGQRSQLREKISRYQDMGESCLPTIMGKGALALADLNNRRLILATDPIGQTNLYYAETKSGLVFGSSADSVIEHPEVNAEISPQTIYDYVYFHHCPSPNTIYKQVKKLEGGQVLVYQNGKIQISHYWLPEFSEQAISVEEAGQQLMQMIDDSVKDLSSSAEETGAFLSGGLDSSTVAGALANAFPGGAKTFSIGFPVEGYDEIDYARIAVDHFKTKAHEYYVTPDDTVAAIPKIAAYYDEPFGNSSALAAYYCAKMAKENGIKVLLGGDGGDEIFAGNERYAKQLLFQKYYQIPGLARQVLKTGLYHAPDIFLKNKIIFKAKRYVEQAEVPLPDRLQDYNYLNRHPAEEIFAEDFLQEINAESPLQTLRDCYNRPMQASALNRMLYMDWKTTLHDNDLVKVNRMCEMVGVDVQYPLLSQAIVELSCRIPSNDKLKGQQLRWFYKRAMRDFLPKPIINKSKHGFGLPFGIWLKDHQPLKELAYDSINSLAKRGYFRKEFFDHAINMHQSIHAAYYGELIWILMMLELWLQGKDK